Proteins encoded in a region of the uncultured Paludibaculum sp. genome:
- a CDS encoding TetR/AcrR family transcriptional regulator, with protein sequence MNQAIETVDQVPRAQDTKERILDAAERLFADNGFAATSLRQITAEAQVNLAAVNYHFQNKETLIRAVLHRRIGPINKRRFDLLDALEFAAGDSGPLVLEEVLRAFLLPVMEARTSCPEMRHWPRLLGRLYTELHGSLMEMFQKEMAPAGQRFTAAIQRAEPGLTPEALAWGLHFGIGALAHFLAAGELLRFISRGTVDPDDHLEALGFLVTYMTGGLRALRSQNKETAQ encoded by the coding sequence ATGAATCAAGCGATTGAAACGGTCGACCAAGTCCCCCGAGCCCAGGACACCAAGGAACGCATCCTGGACGCCGCTGAACGGTTGTTTGCTGACAACGGCTTCGCCGCCACCTCCCTGCGCCAGATTACGGCGGAGGCCCAGGTGAATCTGGCCGCGGTCAACTATCACTTCCAGAACAAGGAAACTCTCATTCGGGCGGTCCTTCATCGGCGCATCGGGCCCATCAACAAACGCCGCTTCGATCTGCTCGACGCTTTGGAGTTCGCCGCTGGGGATTCCGGCCCCCTTGTCCTGGAGGAAGTCCTTCGGGCCTTCCTACTCCCTGTCATGGAGGCGAGGACCTCGTGTCCGGAAATGCGCCATTGGCCGCGGCTGCTGGGCCGGCTCTACACCGAGCTGCACGGCTCCTTGATGGAGATGTTCCAGAAGGAAATGGCGCCCGCCGGTCAACGTTTCACGGCCGCCATCCAGCGCGCCGAGCCCGGCTTGACGCCCGAGGCTCTGGCTTGGGGCCTGCACTTCGGCATCGGAGCGCTGGCTCACTTCCTGGCGGCCGGCGAACTCTTGAGGTTCATCTCGCGCGGTACCGTAGACCCCGACGACCACCTGGAAGCCCTGGGGTTTCTGGTGACCTACATGACGGGTGGTCTGCGTGCTCTGCGCAGCCAGAATAAGGAGACGGCGCAATGA
- a CDS encoding TolC family protein has protein sequence MSAVRISVLLGLAAISAAGQEKKSLPLSLAKAVEIATAPDGATRVRLAAEQIKAADARRARALNMLMPTVDGSYTFRSFTNNLSAMGISFGTIPGISIPMLVGPIETNDARLTATQSLFDLPSIRRYQAAKAQLSATRADNEAQVNQTKGSVAKAYLNALRADAAWNTAKANVALAERLVKQAQSQKAAGTGTGIDVTRTEVSLASERQRLIVAQEDRETARLNLLRAMGVDMDVEVELTDPMTYVPAEVPDAAKAVTAARELRPELKAQAERERSAKLSYAAAKYEQLPKVAAFGDYGVLGRTSASLLPTRSAGVSVKVPIFGANRKDPERAESASLLRQESIRTRDTAQQVELEIRVAVTALKSAESQVAVALEAQTQSEKELAQAERRYEAGVAIGVEVTDAQARVARARENNVAAVFKQKSARIDLGVAVGNIDLMLQ, from the coding sequence ATGAGCGCAGTGAGGATATCGGTGTTATTAGGGCTGGCGGCGATCAGCGCCGCCGGACAGGAGAAGAAGTCGCTGCCGCTGAGTCTGGCCAAAGCCGTCGAGATTGCCACTGCGCCCGACGGGGCCACCCGCGTTCGCCTGGCGGCGGAGCAGATCAAGGCGGCCGATGCACGGCGGGCGCGGGCGCTGAACATGTTGATGCCCACGGTGGACGGCAGTTACACCTTTCGTAGCTTCACAAACAACCTGTCGGCCATGGGCATCAGCTTCGGCACCATCCCGGGCATCAGCATCCCCATGCTGGTGGGCCCCATCGAGACCAACGATGCGCGCCTTACCGCCACGCAGAGCCTCTTCGATCTGCCATCCATCCGGCGCTATCAGGCCGCAAAGGCCCAGCTCTCGGCGACGCGAGCCGACAACGAAGCTCAGGTGAACCAGACCAAGGGCTCCGTCGCCAAGGCCTATTTGAATGCTCTCCGCGCCGACGCTGCCTGGAACACGGCCAAGGCCAACGTGGCCCTCGCGGAACGGCTGGTGAAGCAGGCCCAATCGCAGAAGGCCGCGGGCACTGGCACCGGCATCGACGTCACCCGCACCGAAGTTTCGCTGGCCAGTGAGCGGCAGCGGCTCATTGTGGCGCAGGAAGACCGCGAGACGGCTCGCCTGAATCTGCTGCGGGCCATGGGCGTTGACATGGATGTTGAAGTCGAGCTCACTGATCCAATGACCTACGTGCCGGCCGAGGTCCCAGATGCGGCCAAGGCGGTGACGGCCGCGCGCGAACTGCGGCCTGAACTGAAGGCCCAGGCCGAACGGGAACGTTCCGCCAAACTCAGCTACGCCGCCGCCAAATACGAGCAACTGCCCAAAGTTGCCGCTTTCGGTGACTACGGTGTTCTGGGACGCACATCGGCGAGCTTGTTACCCACACGGTCTGCCGGTGTGTCGGTCAAGGTTCCCATCTTCGGAGCGAACCGAAAGGACCCCGAGAGAGCTGAGTCGGCCTCCTTGCTCCGGCAGGAGAGCATCAGGACGCGGGATACCGCCCAGCAGGTGGAGTTGGAGATTCGCGTGGCTGTCACCGCTCTGAAGTCGGCCGAGAGCCAGGTGGCGGTGGCCCTGGAAGCCCAGACACAGTCGGAAAAAGAGCTGGCGCAGGCCGAGCGCCGTTACGAGGCTGGGGTCGCCATTGGCGTCGAAGTCACCGACGCCCAGGCCCGCGTGGCGCGGGCGCGGGAAAACAACGTGGCGGCTGTGTTCAAGCAGAAGTCCGCGCGCATCGATCTGGGCGTGGCGGTGGGCAACATCGATCTGATGCTGCAGTAA
- a CDS encoding HlyD family efflux transporter periplasmic adaptor subunit, whose product MDKRKVIIPVILVAAAGGALAWRAAHPGEDPNVIKISGNIELTQVDLSFKMPGRLVELNVDEGDTVKLGQVVARTDTNELKQQLDRERAGVDSAQSALTQLQTAIQFQKASIEGDVALKRADLAAAESRLQEMLNGSRPQELESSRAAMAEAETQNQQAQLDWQRAQTLYKNDDISTAQRDQFKTKAEATAAALKRAQEQLALVREGPRKEQIEQQRAQVARARAALQLAEANRIDLRRREQEVSMRHADIQRAQAQSGVLDVQMNDRILVAPVGGVVLSKSSEMGEILAAGATVVTLGDVDHPWVRGYVSESNLGRVKLGMPATVTTDSYPGKQYQGKVTFISSDAEFTPKQIQTTEERQKLVYRVKIEVENPNHDLKSNMPVDAQIVLGK is encoded by the coding sequence GTGGACAAACGGAAAGTAATCATTCCTGTGATTCTGGTCGCGGCCGCTGGCGGCGCGCTGGCATGGCGTGCAGCCCATCCGGGCGAGGATCCCAATGTAATCAAGATCAGCGGCAACATCGAGCTGACGCAGGTTGACCTGTCGTTCAAGATGCCCGGCCGTCTCGTGGAACTCAACGTCGATGAAGGCGACACCGTCAAGCTGGGGCAAGTGGTCGCGCGCACCGACACCAACGAGCTGAAACAGCAGTTGGATCGGGAGCGCGCCGGTGTCGATTCGGCGCAAAGCGCGCTGACGCAGCTCCAGACTGCTATCCAGTTCCAGAAGGCCAGCATCGAGGGTGATGTCGCCTTGAAGCGTGCGGACCTGGCCGCGGCCGAGTCGCGCCTCCAGGAGATGCTGAACGGCAGCCGCCCCCAGGAACTCGAATCGTCGCGCGCGGCCATGGCCGAGGCGGAGACGCAGAACCAGCAGGCTCAGCTCGATTGGCAACGCGCCCAGACACTGTACAAGAACGACGACATTTCCACCGCGCAACGCGACCAGTTCAAGACGAAGGCTGAAGCCACGGCCGCCGCGTTGAAGCGCGCGCAGGAGCAACTGGCGCTGGTGCGCGAAGGGCCGCGCAAAGAACAGATCGAGCAGCAGCGGGCGCAGGTTGCCCGGGCTCGGGCCGCTCTTCAATTGGCCGAAGCGAATCGCATCGACTTGAGGCGCCGTGAGCAGGAGGTGTCGATGCGTCACGCCGACATCCAGCGGGCTCAGGCTCAATCCGGCGTACTCGATGTGCAGATGAACGACCGCATCCTGGTGGCCCCCGTGGGCGGTGTGGTGCTGTCGAAATCGTCCGAGATGGGGGAGATCCTTGCGGCCGGAGCCACCGTGGTCACGCTGGGCGACGTCGATCATCCGTGGGTGCGTGGCTATGTCAGCGAAAGCAACCTGGGGCGCGTGAAGCTGGGCATGCCGGCTACCGTGACCACCGACTCTTACCCGGGCAAACAGTACCAGGGCAAGGTCACCTTCATCTCCTCCGATGCGGAGTTCACCCCGAAGCAGATCCAGACAACCGAAGAACGGCAGAAACTCGTCTATCGCGTGAAGATCGAGGTCGAGAATCCGAACCACGATCTGAAATCGAACATGCCCGTCGATGCCCAGATCGTGCTGGGCAAGTAG
- a CDS encoding ABC transporter ATP-binding protein — MIHIDKVTRRFGKLEAVRNLSLEIGEGEIFGLVGPDGAGKTTTLRMLVGLMDPTEGTVSVAGLDVGKHLDAVKDQIGYMAQKFGLYGDLTVEENMFFYSDLFGIDHAERDRMMAEFLDMTRMTPFRQRPAAKLSGGMKQKLALMCTLLHRPRVLFLDEPTNGVDPLSRRDFWEILYRLAGEGMTILVSTAYLDEAERCSRVGLMHKGRLIRCDAPATLRQQLAPRCFRAESSDLRAARGRLNDTPGVLGAVPSGAALHVYLEDGAFAAEVERAAGDVRLTPLDPALEDVFIALIRQEERHAAA, encoded by the coding sequence ATGATTCACATCGACAAAGTCACGCGCCGTTTCGGCAAGCTCGAAGCGGTGAGGAACCTCAGCCTCGAAATCGGCGAAGGCGAGATCTTCGGTCTCGTGGGTCCGGACGGGGCGGGGAAGACAACCACCTTGCGCATGCTCGTCGGTCTCATGGATCCCACTGAAGGTACTGTCTCCGTGGCGGGGCTCGATGTAGGCAAGCATTTGGATGCGGTCAAGGACCAGATCGGCTACATGGCGCAGAAGTTCGGACTCTACGGCGATCTCACGGTCGAAGAGAACATGTTCTTCTACAGCGATCTGTTCGGCATCGACCATGCCGAGCGCGACCGAATGATGGCCGAGTTCCTCGACATGACGCGCATGACGCCATTCCGCCAGCGCCCGGCCGCCAAACTCAGCGGCGGCATGAAGCAGAAACTGGCACTGATGTGTACGCTGCTCCACCGGCCGCGCGTCCTGTTTCTGGATGAACCCACCAACGGCGTCGACCCGTTGTCGCGCCGCGACTTCTGGGAGATCCTTTACCGCCTGGCCGGCGAAGGCATGACGATCCTTGTTTCCACGGCCTACCTCGACGAAGCGGAGCGCTGCAGCCGCGTAGGCCTTATGCACAAAGGCCGCCTCATTCGCTGCGACGCGCCGGCCACACTCCGCCAGCAGTTGGCGCCGCGCTGCTTTCGGGCCGAATCCTCTGATCTGCGCGCCGCCCGCGGACGTCTGAACGACACCCCCGGAGTCCTGGGCGCGGTGCCCTCCGGAGCCGCTCTGCATGTCTATCTGGAAGACGGCGCGTTTGCCGCGGAAGTGGAGCGAGCGGCCGGTGATGTCCGCCTCACGCCCTTGGATCCAGCATTGGAAGACGTGTTCATCGCTCTGATCCGGCAGGAGGAACGCCATGCAGCCGCGTAA
- a CDS encoding ABC transporter ATP-binding protein: MQPRNGSTVVVENLVKRFGDFVAVDNVTLSVSRGEIFGFLGPNGAGKSTTIRILCGLLGPTSGRAEVYGFDVAREPERVKQSIGYMSQKFSLYDDLTVGENIDFFSGVYGVPKAKRPERKAYVLKMAGIESEVATMTRLLAGGWKQRLALGCAILHEPPVVFLDEPTSGVDPIARRQFWDLIYDMAAGGTTVFVSTHYMDEAEYCHRLALMYRGRMIELGTPAELKQSHGDGATMDSVFIASIEREEAREQ, translated from the coding sequence ATGCAGCCGCGTAACGGCTCCACCGTGGTGGTCGAGAATCTCGTCAAGCGATTTGGCGACTTCGTGGCGGTCGACAATGTGACGCTCAGCGTGTCGCGCGGCGAGATCTTTGGTTTCCTCGGACCCAATGGTGCAGGCAAATCCACCACCATTCGCATCCTCTGCGGCCTGCTGGGCCCCACTTCGGGACGGGCCGAAGTGTACGGGTTCGATGTGGCGAGAGAGCCGGAGCGCGTAAAGCAATCCATCGGCTACATGTCCCAGAAGTTCTCGCTCTACGACGACCTCACCGTCGGCGAGAACATCGACTTCTTCAGCGGTGTCTACGGTGTGCCCAAGGCCAAGCGGCCGGAGCGCAAGGCGTATGTGTTGAAGATGGCCGGCATCGAGAGCGAGGTCGCCACCATGACGCGCCTTCTGGCCGGCGGCTGGAAGCAGCGTCTGGCGCTAGGCTGCGCCATCCTGCACGAGCCTCCGGTGGTGTTCCTCGATGAACCGACATCCGGTGTCGACCCCATTGCCCGGCGCCAGTTCTGGGATCTCATCTATGACATGGCGGCTGGCGGCACCACCGTCTTCGTATCCACGCACTATATGGACGAAGCCGAATACTGCCACCGCCTGGCCCTGATGTACCGCGGACGCATGATCGAGCTCGGTACACCAGCCGAACTGAAGCAGTCCCACGGTGACGGCGCCACGATGGACTCGGTCTTCATCGCCAGCATCGAACGCGAGGAGGCACGGGAACAATGA
- a CDS encoding ABC transporter permease, whose amino-acid sequence MKWRRFYAIFHKEAVHILRDWRSLMMALAVPLMLLLLFGYALTLDVDRIPTVIYDQDQTPQSREVVQRLRGSRYFEIVEAQGDYRKIITRIDKSTALMGIVIPNRFAHKIESDDEATIQILVDGSDSNTAGIGAGYAEALIMAYAQELREARMIRKGMSRPKFPIDARVRVLYNNEMKSRNFIVPGLIAVILMIIAALLTSLTVAREWENGTMEQLLSTPVRPTELLLGKLCAYFVLGMFDMAIALFVAIGIFDVPLRGSTLLLVSSSALFLFGALCWGIFLSTVTRSQLLAYQLSLLSSFLPAFLLSGFIYAIENMPTVIQQFTRIVPARYFVSILQGVFLKGIGLSVLWSDMLFLLIYGGLIFSLAARKMRQKMA is encoded by the coding sequence ATGAAATGGCGACGCTTCTACGCAATCTTCCACAAGGAAGCGGTGCACATCCTGCGCGACTGGCGCAGCCTCATGATGGCGCTGGCCGTACCGCTGATGCTGCTCCTGTTGTTTGGCTATGCGCTGACGCTCGATGTCGATCGCATCCCGACCGTCATCTACGACCAGGACCAGACACCGCAAAGCCGCGAAGTGGTCCAGCGCCTTCGCGGATCGCGCTACTTCGAGATTGTCGAGGCTCAGGGTGACTACCGCAAGATCATCACCCGCATCGACAAAAGCACGGCGCTGATGGGCATCGTGATCCCCAACAGATTCGCCCACAAGATCGAGTCGGATGACGAAGCTACAATCCAGATTCTGGTCGACGGCAGCGACTCCAATACCGCCGGCATCGGCGCCGGCTATGCCGAGGCGCTCATCATGGCATACGCCCAGGAACTACGCGAGGCGCGCATGATCCGCAAGGGCATGAGCCGCCCGAAGTTTCCTATCGATGCGCGTGTGCGCGTGCTCTACAACAACGAGATGAAGTCGCGGAACTTCATCGTGCCGGGCCTCATCGCTGTCATTCTCATGATCATTGCCGCTCTTCTGACATCGCTCACGGTGGCCCGCGAATGGGAGAACGGCACCATGGAGCAGCTACTGTCGACCCCCGTCCGCCCCACGGAATTGCTGCTGGGCAAGCTCTGCGCCTACTTCGTACTGGGTATGTTCGACATGGCCATTGCGCTCTTCGTCGCTATTGGCATCTTCGATGTTCCGCTGCGCGGCAGCACCCTGTTACTGGTCTCTTCCAGTGCGCTCTTCCTCTTTGGCGCACTGTGCTGGGGTATCTTCCTCTCCACCGTCACGCGCTCTCAGTTGCTCGCCTATCAGCTCTCACTGCTCAGCAGCTTTCTGCCGGCCTTCCTGTTGAGTGGCTTCATCTATGCGATTGAGAACATGCCAACGGTCATCCAGCAGTTCACGCGCATTGTGCCGGCACGCTACTTCGTGTCTATTCTGCAAGGCGTGTTCCTGAAGGGCATCGGACTCTCGGTGCTGTGGAGCGACATGCTGTTTCTGCTCATCTATGGCGGACTGATCTTTTCACTCGCTGCGCGCAAGATGCGGCAGAAGATGGCCTAG
- a CDS encoding ABC transporter permease, producing the protein MWERVFEIIRKEFRQTLREPRMRGILIGPPLLQMIIFGFAVNLDVEHVRLGWMDLDQTSESRELRKRFEGNRTFTIVAEAHDERTAQDLLDRGKVQGMVRIPPRYSADVMSGRQAEVQILLDGANSNTASIVSTYANSIIATRNQQLLREQQIRKLVGRTQNGPVLLRIPGIRVERRVWFNEELRSRNYFVPGVVVNIIMLVTLMLTSLSIVREKEIGTMEQIMVTPIRPIELMLGKTIPFAIIGFFDMILVVTIALTIFHVPFRGSFLTLAGASSLFLLSTLGAGLFMSTISDTQQQAMMASFFFFQPAFMLSGFTFPIRNMPEPVQWVTYLNPLRYFMDIVRGVFLKGSGVAVLWPQMCMLALFGVTILTLSAMRFHKRLD; encoded by the coding sequence ATGTGGGAACGAGTTTTCGAAATCATCCGCAAGGAGTTCCGCCAAACCCTGCGGGAGCCGCGCATGCGCGGCATTCTCATCGGGCCGCCGCTGCTGCAGATGATCATCTTCGGCTTCGCCGTGAACCTCGATGTCGAACACGTTCGCCTCGGCTGGATGGATCTGGACCAGACCTCGGAGAGCCGCGAACTGCGTAAACGCTTCGAGGGCAATCGAACGTTCACCATCGTTGCTGAAGCCCACGACGAGCGTACGGCACAGGATCTGCTCGACCGCGGGAAAGTTCAGGGCATGGTCCGCATCCCTCCGCGCTACAGTGCCGACGTCATGTCCGGCCGCCAGGCCGAAGTTCAGATTCTTCTCGATGGCGCCAACTCCAACACGGCGTCCATCGTCAGCACCTACGCCAACTCGATCATCGCGACGCGCAACCAGCAACTCCTGAGAGAGCAGCAGATCAGGAAGCTCGTGGGTCGCACCCAGAACGGCCCCGTCCTGCTGCGCATTCCCGGCATCCGTGTCGAACGGCGCGTCTGGTTCAACGAGGAGTTGCGCAGCCGCAACTACTTCGTCCCGGGCGTCGTGGTCAACATCATCATGCTTGTGACTCTCATGCTCACCTCCCTCTCCATCGTCCGCGAGAAGGAGATCGGGACGATGGAACAAATCATGGTGACGCCCATCCGGCCCATTGAACTCATGTTGGGGAAAACGATACCGTTTGCCATCATCGGCTTCTTCGACATGATCCTGGTGGTCACCATCGCCCTCACGATCTTCCACGTGCCATTCCGCGGCAGTTTCCTCACGCTGGCCGGAGCCAGTTCCCTGTTCCTGCTTTCTACCCTCGGGGCCGGGCTTTTCATGAGCACAATCTCCGATACCCAGCAACAGGCCATGATGGCCTCATTCTTCTTCTTCCAGCCGGCCTTCATGCTAAGCGGATTCACGTTCCCCATTCGCAACATGCCGGAGCCAGTGCAGTGGGTCACTTACCTCAATCCTCTGCGCTACTTCATGGATATCGTCCGGGGGGTCTTCCTCAAGGGCAGCGGGGTCGCTGTCCTATGGCCGCAGATGTGCATGCTAGCGCTTTTTGGGGTGACCATTCTCACACTCAGCGCGATGCGCTTCCACAAGCGGCTGGACTGA
- a CDS encoding TonB-dependent receptor: MFALSTVSLQAQEARGAITGRVSDPQGGVIPNAKVTVTNTQTNEARRVTTNDTGYYEANFLEPSTYSVIVESGGFKKLSRTGITVNVSSRLEINLSMEVGAIAETVEVSADAPLLETTTASGGRVLDQQQLINLPFSDLNPFALSALAPGMQWTGQPEYRRPFDNGGTSSFNTMGGVGQNEYTMDGMSVTGTGRRVGFTPPADSVGEFKLETSNFDASQGFTSGAAINVSSKSGGNSLHGAVFDQHWQQRWNATPFFTREPFDAGVRNGTIDPSQKQKQATGRSNNYGVSASGPVYIPKIFNGKDKVFWTMTWNGIRQSKAETTDSVNRSVPSEAMKQGDFSYFLGIPNGANRFTIYDPRSATLQGSTVVRTPFPGNKGVPILNPAYAYFSKLYPTPNNIPGLVSAELTNNYLATAMPKDEKFNSIVNRYDWVVSQNHRLNVRWQWNDRLADEYDWTYETARGLHSNGLTRINRGGNVGYLWTINSTNILDMSAGISRFEEGSRNTTRTQVTAAQTGLPAYIDQRAGAYSQLPRLDFDTLTDVGGSYPAITDKSNTIEYRATMTTIRGNHSFKYGWQERRNLYASSGPGSSTGYFDFRKSSWTKATNVDNVSSDSVREWAAFMMGLPSVMYIDTNDSAYWRTPRRALFFQDDWRITNKLRVSLGLRYEREGGTSERFNRGIAATYVDGPSPITSLVEAAYASAPIAGLPASQFSANGYTPYLGTGGYDTATKGVHNFLPKAGIVYSLNNKTVIRAGWGVYADTLNVSNDRPYTDGFNQATSTPISNDAGLTFCCGVGAADGLASGRTAMADPFPVRPASGNTRFDEPFRSSLAGLARFNADFNGLPWDYKPAIQHRWRFGFQRELVHNLMIDVSYNGGYASQPVQRRLNYLPGEYWTKGMVRDQANDNALNANVANPWAVKNLGAIQASNPDLYRWMSGTSFFTSSVIARNKLLRDGGQYANLRGMNLPGQDVRLGYTTYHDLELMVERRFTKGFQTSFMYTYATSRVADWYANEYDLLPTERPNNNVLPHRIAWTGVYEMPFGKGRTFMKSGPLAYLIGNWNISGVLQIQSGPATNEWGNRFFYGDQSQLASLFNHDEVHSKDYLQWFDGSIAWKTAGSAPPSGFVGFEGRSSAQPGSYHERVFPYRLDVLRADGIFNIDAKVERVFPIKPESGISARLSVDLLNATNHSNFGGPNLDPTNSNFGRVTSQRGLSRVIQFNLRFAF; the protein is encoded by the coding sequence ATGTTTGCACTCTCCACCGTCTCTCTCCAAGCGCAAGAAGCACGCGGTGCGATCACTGGCAGAGTCAGTGACCCGCAAGGCGGCGTGATTCCGAACGCAAAAGTAACCGTTACCAACACTCAAACCAACGAAGCACGCCGGGTCACCACGAACGATACCGGGTACTACGAGGCCAACTTCCTCGAGCCCTCGACGTACAGCGTGATCGTGGAATCCGGTGGGTTCAAGAAGCTCAGCCGTACTGGCATAACAGTAAACGTCAGTTCGCGCCTTGAGATCAATCTCTCGATGGAAGTGGGCGCCATTGCCGAGACGGTGGAAGTCTCGGCCGATGCCCCGTTGCTGGAGACGACAACCGCCAGCGGCGGCCGTGTTCTCGACCAGCAGCAGTTGATCAATTTGCCTTTTTCCGACCTCAATCCGTTTGCGTTATCGGCGCTGGCGCCAGGCATGCAGTGGACCGGCCAACCGGAGTACCGGAGGCCGTTCGACAACGGCGGGACTTCGTCGTTCAACACCATGGGCGGCGTCGGACAGAATGAGTACACGATGGACGGCATGAGTGTCACGGGTACGGGCCGCCGTGTCGGGTTCACACCGCCGGCCGACTCAGTAGGCGAGTTCAAACTGGAGACCTCGAATTTCGACGCCAGCCAGGGGTTCACCTCTGGCGCCGCGATCAACGTGAGTTCGAAGTCGGGTGGCAACTCCCTGCACGGCGCGGTGTTTGACCAGCACTGGCAACAGCGCTGGAATGCGACGCCGTTCTTCACGCGAGAGCCTTTCGATGCTGGCGTACGCAACGGAACCATCGACCCCAGTCAGAAGCAGAAGCAGGCGACCGGCCGTTCGAACAACTACGGCGTGTCCGCTTCCGGCCCGGTCTACATTCCGAAGATCTTTAACGGCAAGGACAAGGTCTTTTGGACGATGACCTGGAACGGCATCCGGCAGTCGAAGGCGGAGACGACCGACTCTGTGAACCGCAGTGTCCCCAGCGAGGCCATGAAGCAGGGCGACTTCTCTTATTTCCTAGGCATTCCGAACGGCGCCAACCGCTTCACGATCTACGATCCGAGGTCGGCGACCCTGCAAGGCAGCACCGTGGTGCGCACCCCATTCCCCGGCAACAAGGGCGTTCCGATTCTGAATCCAGCTTATGCCTATTTCTCGAAGCTCTATCCGACCCCGAACAATATTCCGGGCCTGGTGTCCGCCGAGCTCACGAACAATTACCTGGCGACCGCGATGCCAAAGGACGAGAAGTTCAACTCCATCGTCAACCGCTACGACTGGGTGGTGAGCCAGAACCATCGCCTCAACGTGCGCTGGCAATGGAACGACCGTCTGGCCGACGAATACGACTGGACCTATGAAACAGCGCGAGGTCTTCACTCCAACGGCCTCACCCGCATCAATCGCGGCGGCAATGTCGGCTATCTGTGGACCATCAACTCCACGAATATCCTCGATATGAGCGCGGGCATCTCGCGCTTTGAAGAGGGCAGCCGAAATACCACGCGCACCCAGGTCACAGCAGCCCAGACAGGCTTGCCCGCCTATATTGACCAGCGCGCCGGTGCCTACAGCCAACTGCCCAGGCTCGATTTTGACACCCTCACGGACGTCGGCGGAAGCTATCCGGCCATCACCGACAAGAGCAATACCATCGAGTACCGGGCCACGATGACGACGATCCGCGGGAACCATTCCTTCAAGTACGGCTGGCAGGAACGCCGCAACCTGTACGCATCCAGCGGTCCGGGCAGCAGCACCGGCTACTTCGACTTCCGGAAGAGCTCCTGGACGAAGGCAACCAACGTCGACAACGTCAGCTCGGACTCGGTCCGCGAGTGGGCCGCCTTCATGATGGGACTTCCCTCTGTGATGTACATCGACACGAATGACTCCGCTTATTGGCGGACACCCCGCCGGGCGCTGTTCTTCCAGGACGACTGGCGTATCACCAACAAGCTGCGCGTTTCGCTGGGTCTGCGCTATGAGCGGGAGGGCGGCACAAGCGAGCGCTTCAATCGCGGCATTGCGGCTACCTATGTGGATGGGCCAAGCCCCATCACCTCGTTGGTGGAAGCGGCCTATGCCTCGGCACCGATCGCGGGTCTTCCAGCCAGCCAGTTCTCGGCCAATGGATACACGCCATACCTCGGTACCGGCGGATACGACACTGCAACCAAGGGCGTGCACAACTTTCTGCCGAAAGCCGGCATTGTCTATAGCCTGAACAACAAGACGGTGATCCGCGCCGGCTGGGGCGTCTATGCGGACACCCTGAACGTCTCCAACGACCGGCCCTATACGGACGGCTTCAATCAGGCCACCAGCACGCCGATCAGCAACGATGCGGGCCTGACGTTCTGCTGTGGCGTCGGCGCCGCGGATGGCCTCGCTAGCGGCCGGACCGCCATGGCCGATCCGTTCCCGGTACGCCCAGCGAGCGGCAACACGCGCTTCGATGAACCGTTCCGTTCGTCCCTGGCCGGCCTGGCTCGCTTCAACGCCGATTTCAACGGTCTGCCCTGGGACTACAAACCCGCCATCCAACATCGTTGGAGATTCGGCTTCCAGCGTGAGCTCGTCCACAACCTGATGATTGATGTCTCGTACAACGGGGGTTACGCCAGCCAACCGGTGCAGCGCCGCCTGAACTACCTACCCGGTGAGTACTGGACGAAGGGCATGGTTCGCGATCAGGCCAACGACAACGCCCTGAATGCGAACGTCGCCAATCCATGGGCCGTCAAGAATCTCGGCGCCATACAGGCTTCGAATCCGGACCTCTACCGTTGGATGAGCGGCACGTCCTTCTTCACCAGCTCGGTGATCGCCCGTAACAAACTCCTGCGTGATGGCGGCCAATACGCCAACCTGCGCGGTATGAATCTTCCGGGCCAGGATGTGCGGTTGGGCTATACGACCTATCACGACCTGGAACTGATGGTGGAGCGCCGCTTCACCAAGGGCTTCCAGACGAGCTTCATGTATACCTACGCCACGTCTCGTGTAGCGGACTGGTATGCAAACGAATACGATCTGCTGCCAACCGAGCGGCCGAACAACAATGTGCTGCCGCACCGCATTGCGTGGACCGGTGTCTACGAAATGCCGTTCGGCAAAGGGCGGACGTTCATGAAGAGCGGTCCCTTGGCTTACCTCATCGGAAACTGGAACATCTCTGGAGTACTGCAGATTCAGAGCGGCCCGGCCACAAACGAGTGGGGCAACCGCTTTTTCTATGGCGACCAGAGCCAACTCGCCTCGCTCTTCAATCACGACGAAGTCCACAGCAAGGACTACCTGCAATGGTTCGACGGCTCCATTGCATGGAAAACCGCTGGCAGCGCGCCACCCAGTGGATTCGTTGGATTTGAAGGCCGCTCATCCGCTCAACCGGGCAGCTATCATGAGCGCGTGTTCCCCTACCGCCTCGATGTCCTGCGCGCCGATGGCATCTTCAACATCGACGCAAAGGTGGAACGGGTGTTCCCCATCAAGCCGGAAAGCGGCATCAGCGCCCGGCTGTCGGTGGACTTGCTGAACGCCACGAACCACTCGAACTTTGGCGGACCAAATCTGGATCCGACCAACAGCAACTTTGGTCGGGTGACGAGCCAACGCGGGCTCTCCCGCGTGATCCAGTTCAACCTGCGCTTCGCGTTCTGA